In one window of Brassica rapa cultivar Chiifu-401-42 chromosome A07, CAAS_Brap_v3.01, whole genome shotgun sequence DNA:
- the LOC103828505 gene encoding serine/threonine-protein kinase RIPK: MAVKKKISWRSLVASCLGDPDIIMAPPQKPKRKDDVIKKQSSFQRLSVLDLSNPSSNTLSEDLSISLAGSDLHKFTLGELKVITQCFSSTNFLGEGGFGPVHKGFVDDKLRPGLKAQPVAVKLLDLEGLQGHREWLTEVMFLGQLKHKNLVKLIGYCCEEEHRTLVYEFMPRGSLENQLFRRYSASLPWSTRMKIAHGAATGLQFLHEAENPVIYRDFKASNILLDSDYTAKLSDFGLAKDGPEGDDTHVSTRVMGTQGYAAPEYIMTGHLTARSDVYSFGVVLLELLTGRRSVDKKRSSREQNLVDWARPMLKDARKLDRIMDPRLEGQYSETGAKKAAALAYLCLSHRPKNRPCMSTVVSILNDLKDYNDIPMGTFTYTVPNTPEKSVSDNREDEGRVRESNKARKSHHHRSSPTANSPRTKSPTAKSPGGGNHRTTLRNGLKSPMRNEAGGERY, from the exons aTGGCGGTGAAGAAGAAAATCTCATGGAGATCACTAGTCGCTAGCTGTTTAGGAGATCCAGATATCATAATGGCTCCTCCTCAGAAACCCAAGAGAAAAGATGACGTCATCAAGAAACAGAGCTCGTTTCAAAGACTATCGGTTCTTGATTTGAGCAACCCGAGTTCCAACACTTTATCAGAAGACCTATCGATTTCTCTCGCTGGATCAGATCTTCACAAATTCACGCTCGGCGAGCTTAAAGTCATTACACAATGTTTTTCCTCAACCAACTTCCTCGGTGAAGGAGGGTTTGGGCCTGTTCATAAAGGATTCGTCGATGATAAGCTTCGTCCTGGTCTTAAAGCTCAGCCTGTCGCTGTTAAATTGCTCGACCTTGAAGGTCTTCAAGGTCACCGTGAATGGCTG ACAGAAGTCATGTTTCTCGGACAACTAAAACACAAAAATCTTGTGAAACTGATTGGCTATTGCTGCGAGGAAGAACATAGGACTCTTGTTTACGAGTTTATGCCTCGTGGAAGCTTAGAGAATCAACTTTTCAGAA GATATTCAGCGTCGCTTCCATGGTCAACGAGGATGAAGATCGCTCATGGAGCTGCAACGGGTCTTCAGTTTCTTCACGAAGCAGAAAATCCTGTAATATATCGGGATTTCAAAGCTTCCAATATTTTGTTAGATTCG gATTACACAGCTAAGCTCTCTGACTTTGGATTAGCCAAAGACGGACCAGAAGGAGACGACACGCACGTTTCAACGCGCGTGATGGGCACGCAAGGCTACGCAGCACCTGAATACATCATGACCGGTCATCTAACAGCGAGGAGTGACGTGTACAGCTTCGGAGTTGTGCTACTCGAGCTTTTGACCGGTAGGAGATCAGTCGACAAGAAAAGATCTTCAAGGGAACAAAATCTCGTGGATTGGGCTCGTCCAATGCTCAAGGACGCTCGTAAACTTGATAGGATCATGGACCCAAGGCTTGAAGGTCAATACTCAGAGACAGGAGCAAAGAAAGCAGCAGCTTTGGCTTACCTATGCTTAAGCCATCGGCCCAAGAACCGGCCTTGTATGAGCACAGTCGTCTCTATCCTCAACGATCTTAAGGACTATAATGATATCCCCATGGGGACTTTCACTTACACGGTGCCGAACACTCCCGAGAAGTCAGTTTCCGATAATAGAGAAGACGAAGGTCGTGTTAGGGAAAGTAATAAGGCTCGTAAGAGTCATCATCATCGATCATCGCCAACGGCTAACTCTCCGAGGACTAAGTCTCCAACAGCTAAGTCGCCCGGCGGAGGAAACCACCGGACAACTTTGCGAAATGGATTGAAATCGCCTATGAGAAATGAGGCTGGTGGCGAACGGTACTAA